In Eubalaena glacialis isolate mEubGla1 chromosome 2, mEubGla1.1.hap2.+ XY, whole genome shotgun sequence, a single genomic region encodes these proteins:
- the KBTBD13 gene encoding kelch repeat and BTB domain-containing protein 13 produces the protein MPQGPGALVQVWVGSQLFQADRALLVEHCGFFRGLFRSGMREARAAEVRLGALSPDGFRTTLRVLHGERPALAAPDELLQAVECAAFLQTPALARFLEHSLTSDNCALLCDTAAAFGLHDVFHSAARFIRDGARELAAELALPEARAYVAALRPSSYVAVSTHAPARGFLEDASRTVCYLDEEENAWRTLAALPLEASTLLAGVATLGNKLYIVGGVRGPNKEVVELGFCYDPDGGTWREFPSPHQPRYDMALAGFDGHLYAIGGEYQRMTMSFVERYDPVAGCWSFAANLPQAAAGVPCAQTCGRLFVCLWRPADTTTVVEYTVRADAWLPVAELRRPQSYGHCMVAHRDSLYVVRNGPKDDFLHCAIDCLNLATGQWTALPGQFVNSKGALFTAVVRGDTVYTVNRVFTLLYAIEGGTWRLLREKAGFPRSGSLRTVLLSLPPGAGGQVASTTPAL, from the coding sequence ATGCCGCAGGGCCCTGGGGCCCTGGTGCAGGTGTGGGTGGGCAGCCAGCTCTTCCAGGCCGACCGGGCCCTGCTGGTGGAGCACTGCGGCTTCTTCCGCGGCCTCTTCCGCTCGGGCATGAGGGAGGCGCGCGCGGCCGAGGTGCGGCTGGGCGCTCTGAGCCCGGACGGCTTCCGCACCACGCTGCGGGTGCTGCATGGCGAACGGCCGGCGCTGGCGGCCCCCGACGAGCTGCTGCAAGCCGTGGAGTGCGCCGCCTTCCTGCAGACGCCGGCACTGGCGCGCTTTCTGGAGCACAGCCTCACGTCGGACAACTGCGCGCTGCTATGCGACACCGCCGCCGCCTTCGGCCTGCACGACGTCTTCCACAGCGCCGCGCGTTTCATCCGCGACGGCGCCCGCGAGCTAGCGGCCGAGCTGGCGCTGCCCGAGGCTCGCGCTTACGTGGCGGCGCTGCGACCCAGCAGCTACGTGGCCGTCAGCACGCACGCGCCGGCGCGCGGCTTCTTGGAGGACGCGTCGCGCACCGTGTGCTACCTGGACGAAGAGGAGAACGCGTGGCGCACGCTGGCTGCGCTGCCCCTGGAGGCCAGCACGCTGTTGGCCGGCGTGGCTACGCTGGGCAACAAGCTCTACATCGTGGGGGGCGTGCGGGGCCCCAACAAGGAGGTGGTGGAACTGGGCTTCTGCTACGACCCCGACGGCGGCACGTGGCGCGAGTTCCCTAGCCCCCACCAGCCGCGCTACGACATGGCGCTGGCCGGCTTTGACGGCCACCTCTATGCCATCGGGGGCGAGTACCAGAGGATGACCATGAGCTTCGTGGAGCGCTACGACCCGGTCGCGGGCTGCTGGAGCTTTGCGGCCAACCTGCCGCAGGCAGCTGCTGGCGTGCCCTGCGCCCAAACCTGCGGCCGCCTCTTCGTGTGTCTGTGGCGGCCAGCCGACACCACGACCGTGGTGGAGTACACGGTGCGGGCAGACGCGTGGCTGCCAGTGGCCGAGCTGCGGCGCCCGCAGAGCTATGGCCACTGCATGGTGGCCCACCGCGATAGTCTCTACGTGGTGCGCAACGGACCTAAGGATGACTTCCTGCACTGCGCCATCGACTGCCTCAACCTGGCCACGGGCCAGTGGACGGCGCTGCCCGGCCAGTTCGTCAACAGCAAGGGCGCGCTTTTCACGGCCGTGGTGCGCGGCGACACCGTCTATACGGTCAACCGCGTGTTTACGCTGCTCTATGCCATTGAGGGCGGCACCTGGCGGCTGCTCAGGGAGAAGGCCGGCTTCCCACGGTCCGGCTCCTTGCGGACCGTTCTCCTCAGTCTGCCTCCTGGTGCCGGGGGGCAGGTGGCCTCGACGACGCCGGCACTGTGA